The region aagtGAACACATaactcattttttgtatgatgtGTCCCACGGCATAAAAGTGAACTATATCCGAAATGGAACGCCCTATATATTGTTGGGGTCGATGGTTAGTGCCATACAGTTATCGTTTAATTGAAACAGATGAACGCACTACTAGTATGGCATCGAACAATCGCATTTTATCAGCACACTTCAAATTATCCTGTTCTAGCCGCAAAACGAAAGCGTTCCGTTCATGAGCTTCCACTGGTCTATCATTAGCCTGTGCAGCCAACTCTCGTAAAATCTCACTACTGAGTTGACCAATTTTCTCGCGCACCATATCTAACGGTTGTGGTTGCCAGTCTTCCTCTGTATATGACAGCCAATCGGCACGGTAGCGATACTGAATTGCTTTGGCTGCATTAATTTGTGCGACAATAAATGATATGACAGATTCTGGATCCAACCCCAGGTCTTTGGCTTCAGTTAACGAGCTATTTATCACTTTACTTTCTTGTACAACATCCTCTATCTGCAGATGGTTTTGCGCCTTGTAACC is a window of Bradysia coprophila strain Holo2 unplaced genomic scaffold, BU_Bcop_v1 contig_235, whole genome shotgun sequence DNA encoding:
- the LOC119077274 gene encoding secreted chorismate mutase-like codes for the protein MKYYFVTISVAFLVIGVRSHQHHNHVSRRSRMPKDCVRQSFDDSVVSQSRLVLLAEKVNQRLAYMKDVAGYKAQNHLQIEDVVQESKVINSSLTEAKDLGLDPESVISFIVAQINAAKAIQYRYRADWLSYTEEDWQPQPLDMVREKIGQLSSEILRELAAQANDRPVEAHERNAFVLRLEQDNLKCADKMRLFDAILVVRSSVSIKR